In Symphalangus syndactylus isolate Jambi chromosome 15, NHGRI_mSymSyn1-v2.1_pri, whole genome shotgun sequence, the following are encoded in one genomic region:
- the AMER2 gene encoding APC membrane recruitment protein 2 isoform X1 — protein METSRSRGGGGAVSELGGAGASVGVCRRKAEAGAGTLAADMDLHCDCAAETPAAEPPSGKINKAAFKLFKKRKSGGTMPSIFGVKNKGDGKSSGPTGLVRSRTHDGLAEVLVLESGRKEEPRGGGDSGGGGGGRPNPGPPRAAGPGGGSLASSSVAKSHSFFSLLKKNGRSENGKGEPADASKAGGKQKRGLRGLFSGMRWHRKDKRAKAEAAEGRAPGGGLILPGSLTASLECVKEETPRAAREPEEPSQDAPRDPAGEPAGGEEVPAPADRAPARSCGEAEGPAHPGDTGARGEDAAGHRRAEKPRALPEPGPREVRTAEDASRTGAVPVKTVPLVDSEGGSGRAPAAPDPASVDPPSDPSADRICLMFSDVTSLKSFDSLTGCGDIIADQEEEAGPSCDKHVPGPGKPALSQKNPGVVAYQGGGEEMASPDEVDDTYLQEFWDMLSQTEEQGPEPQEGAAKVAAALETKVVPETPKDTRCVEAAKDASSVKRRRLNRIPIEPHPKEEPKHPEKEQQEGVPNSDEGYWDSTTPGPEEDSSSSGKKAGIPRDSYSGDALYDLYADPDGSPATLPGGKDNEETSCLSRLKPVSPGTITCPLRTPGSLLKDSKIPISIKHLTNLPSSHPVVHQQPSRSEMLRTKIPVSKVLVRRVSNRGLAGTTIRATACHDSAKKL, from the coding sequence ATGGAGACGAGCCGGagccgcggcggcggcggggctGTCAGCGAGCTCGGCGGAGCTGGCGCGTCCGTGGGGGTCTGCAGGAGGAAGGCGGAGGCCGGGGCCGGGACCCTCGCGGCAGACATGGACTTGCATTGTGACTGTGCCGCCGAAACGCCGGCCGCCGAGCCGCCGTCGGGGAAGATTAATAAAGCTGCCTTCAAATTATTCAAGAAGAGGAAATCgggtggcaccatgcccagcatttttGGGGTCAAAAACAAAGGGGACGGGAAAAGCTCGGGTCCGACGGGGCTGGTGAGGAGCAGGACCCACGACGGACTTGCCGAGGTGCTGGTGCTGGAGAGCGGCAGGAAGGAGGAGCCGCGCGGCGGGGGCGACagcggcgggggcggcggggggcGGCCGAACCCGGGGCCCCCCAGAGCCGCAGGGCCCGGCGGGGGCTCCCTCGCCAGCAGCTCGGTGGCCAAGTCGCACAGCTTCTTCTCGCTGCTGAAGAAGAACGGGCGCTCGGAAAACGGCAAGGGAGAGCCTGCGGACGCGAGCAAGGCCGGCGGCAAACAAAAGCGGGGGCTGCGGGGGCTGTTCAGCGGCATGCGCTGGCACAGGAAAGACAAGCGGGCCAAGGCGGAGGCCGCGGAGGGGCGCGCGCCCGGGGGCGGCCTGATCCTGCCCGGCTCGCTCACCGCCAGCCTGGAGTGCGTCAAGGAGGAGACGCCCAGAGCCGCGCGCGAGCCGGAGGAGCCCAGCCAGGACGCCCCGCGAGACCCAGCAGGTGAGCCCGCAGGGGGAGAGGAGGTGCCCGCCCCCGCCGACCGCGCCCCAGCGCGGAGCTGCGGAGAGGCCGAGGGCCCCGCGCACCCCGGCGACACCGGCGCCCGGGGAGAGGACGCCGCGGGGCATCGGCGCGCCGAGAAGCCCCGGGCACTCCCCGAGCCGGGGCCCAGGGAGGTCCGCACGGCAGAGGACGCTTCCAGGACGGGGGCCGTTCCCGTAAAGACGGTCCCCCTTGTCGACTCCGAAGGCGGCAGCGGCCGGGCGCCCGCCGCCCCGGACCCTGCCTCTGTCGATCCACCCTCAGACCCGTCGGCAGATCGTATTTGTTTGATGTTTTCTGACGTGACTTCACTGAAAAGCTTTGACTCTCTTACAGGCTGTGGAGATATTATTGCAGACCAAGAGGAAGAGGCAGGTCCCAGCTGTGACAAGCATGTCCCCGGGCCAGGCAAGCCGGCTCTCTCTCAAAAGAACCCCGGCGTGGTGGCCTACCAAGGAGGCGGGGAAGAGATGGCCAGCCCGGACGAGGTGGACGACACCTATCTACAGGAGTTCTGGGACATGCTCTCCCAGACCGAGGAGCAGGGACCCGAGCCCCAGGAGGGCGCGGCTAAGGTGGCAGCTGCGCTGGAAACCAAGGTGGTGCCCGAGACCCCCAAAGACACCAGGTGTGTGGAAGCGGCCAAGGACGCATCCTCGGTCAAGCGCAGGAGGCTCAACCGGATTCCCATCGAGCCCCATCCGAAGGAGGAGCCCAAGCACCCGGAGAAGGAGCAGCAGGAAGGCGTCCCCAACAGCGATGAGGGCTACTGGGActccaccacgccaggcccagaGGAAGACAGCTCGAGCAGCGGGAAGAAGGCGGGCATCCCCCGGGATAGCTACAGCGGGGACGCGCTCTATGATCTCTATGCTGACCCGGACGGAAGTCCAGCAACCCTTCCTGGAGGGAAGGACAACGAGGAGACGTCCTGCCTGTCCCGGTTAAAGCCCGTATCTCCAGGCACCATCACCTGCCCACTGCGAACACCAGGCAGCTTGCTGAAGGACTCTAAGATCCCTATTAGCATCAAGCACCTGACCAACCTTCCATCTAGCCATCCCGTGGTGCACCAGCAACCCTCCAGGAGTGAGATGCTCAGAACAAAAATCCcggtttccaaagtgctggtcCGCAGAGTCAGCAACCGGGGCTTGGCTGGGACCACCATCAGGGCAACGGCCTGCCACGACAGTGCCAAAAAGTTGTGA
- the AMER2 gene encoding APC membrane recruitment protein 2 isoform X2, with translation METSRSRGGGGAVSELGGAGASVGVCRRKAEAGAGTLAADMDLHCDCAAETPAAEPPSGKINKAAFKLFKKRKSGGTMPSIFGVKNKGDGKSSGPTGLVRSRTHDGLAEVLVLESGRKEEPRGGGDSGGGGGGRPNPGPPRAAGPGGGSLASSSVAKSHSFFSLLKKNGRSENGKGEPADASKAGGKQKRGLRGLFSGMRWHRKDKRAKAEAAEGRAPGGGLILPGSLTASLECVKEETPRAAREPEEPSQDAPRDPAGCGDIIADQEEEAGPSCDKHVPGPGKPALSQKNPGVVAYQGGGEEMASPDEVDDTYLQEFWDMLSQTEEQGPEPQEGAAKVAAALETKVVPETPKDTRCVEAAKDASSVKRRRLNRIPIEPHPKEEPKHPEKEQQEGVPNSDEGYWDSTTPGPEEDSSSSGKKAGIPRDSYSGDALYDLYADPDGSPATLPGGKDNEETSCLSRLKPVSPGTITCPLRTPGSLLKDSKIPISIKHLTNLPSSHPVVHQQPSRSEMLRTKIPVSKVLVRRVSNRGLAGTTIRATACHDSAKKL, from the exons ATGGAGACGAGCCGGagccgcggcggcggcggggctGTCAGCGAGCTCGGCGGAGCTGGCGCGTCCGTGGGGGTCTGCAGGAGGAAGGCGGAGGCCGGGGCCGGGACCCTCGCGGCAGACATGGACTTGCATTGTGACTGTGCCGCCGAAACGCCGGCCGCCGAGCCGCCGTCGGGGAAGATTAATAAAGCTGCCTTCAAATTATTCAAGAAGAGGAAATCgggtggcaccatgcccagcatttttGGGGTCAAAAACAAAGGGGACGGGAAAAGCTCGGGTCCGACGGGGCTGGTGAGGAGCAGGACCCACGACGGACTTGCCGAGGTGCTGGTGCTGGAGAGCGGCAGGAAGGAGGAGCCGCGCGGCGGGGGCGACagcggcgggggcggcggggggcGGCCGAACCCGGGGCCCCCCAGAGCCGCAGGGCCCGGCGGGGGCTCCCTCGCCAGCAGCTCGGTGGCCAAGTCGCACAGCTTCTTCTCGCTGCTGAAGAAGAACGGGCGCTCGGAAAACGGCAAGGGAGAGCCTGCGGACGCGAGCAAGGCCGGCGGCAAACAAAAGCGGGGGCTGCGGGGGCTGTTCAGCGGCATGCGCTGGCACAGGAAAGACAAGCGGGCCAAGGCGGAGGCCGCGGAGGGGCGCGCGCCCGGGGGCGGCCTGATCCTGCCCGGCTCGCTCACCGCCAGCCTGGAGTGCGTCAAGGAGGAGACGCCCAGAGCCGCGCGCGAGCCGGAGGAGCCCAGCCAGGACGCCCCGCGAGACCCAGCAG GCTGTGGAGATATTATTGCAGACCAAGAGGAAGAGGCAGGTCCCAGCTGTGACAAGCATGTCCCCGGGCCAGGCAAGCCGGCTCTCTCTCAAAAGAACCCCGGCGTGGTGGCCTACCAAGGAGGCGGGGAAGAGATGGCCAGCCCGGACGAGGTGGACGACACCTATCTACAGGAGTTCTGGGACATGCTCTCCCAGACCGAGGAGCAGGGACCCGAGCCCCAGGAGGGCGCGGCTAAGGTGGCAGCTGCGCTGGAAACCAAGGTGGTGCCCGAGACCCCCAAAGACACCAGGTGTGTGGAAGCGGCCAAGGACGCATCCTCGGTCAAGCGCAGGAGGCTCAACCGGATTCCCATCGAGCCCCATCCGAAGGAGGAGCCCAAGCACCCGGAGAAGGAGCAGCAGGAAGGCGTCCCCAACAGCGATGAGGGCTACTGGGActccaccacgccaggcccagaGGAAGACAGCTCGAGCAGCGGGAAGAAGGCGGGCATCCCCCGGGATAGCTACAGCGGGGACGCGCTCTATGATCTCTATGCTGACCCGGACGGAAGTCCAGCAACCCTTCCTGGAGGGAAGGACAACGAGGAGACGTCCTGCCTGTCCCGGTTAAAGCCCGTATCTCCAGGCACCATCACCTGCCCACTGCGAACACCAGGCAGCTTGCTGAAGGACTCTAAGATCCCTATTAGCATCAAGCACCTGACCAACCTTCCATCTAGCCATCCCGTGGTGCACCAGCAACCCTCCAGGAGTGAGATGCTCAGAACAAAAATCCcggtttccaaagtgctggtcCGCAGAGTCAGCAACCGGGGCTTGGCTGGGACCACCATCAGGGCAACGGCCTGCCACGACAGTGCCAAAAAGTTGTGA